The following proteins come from a genomic window of Streptomyces sp. ALI-76-A:
- a CDS encoding DUF2071 domain-containing protein, with translation MPPSSPPPPPLPPVTADAPVGIRRPLLSQSWLDVTFLHWAADPADVAGVLPPGIVPDTLGGVTYVGVVAFRVHRSGWLGLPPVPHLGSFPETNVRLYTVDGHGRRGVVFLSLDASRLVPVVVGRIGFGMPYVWSRMGVRTHGRTVTYAGARRWPGPRGTRSRISVEVGEPIPEPTEVEHFLTARWGLHTTLLGRPLYVPNTHPRWPLHRADLIECDEDLVVAAGLPRPVGEPVSVLYSPGVTAHFARPASAPSTV, from the coding sequence ATGCCGCCGTCCTCACCTCCGCCGCCGCCCCTTCCGCCCGTCACGGCCGACGCGCCGGTCGGGATCCGGCGTCCGCTGCTCAGCCAGTCCTGGCTGGACGTCACGTTCCTGCACTGGGCCGCGGATCCGGCCGACGTGGCGGGCGTACTGCCGCCGGGGATCGTCCCCGACACCCTGGGCGGCGTCACCTACGTGGGCGTGGTGGCCTTCCGGGTGCACCGTTCCGGCTGGCTCGGACTGCCCCCGGTACCCCACCTCGGCAGCTTTCCCGAGACCAACGTCCGCCTCTACACGGTCGACGGGCACGGGCGGCGCGGTGTCGTCTTCCTCTCGCTGGACGCCTCCCGGCTCGTGCCGGTCGTGGTGGGGCGGATCGGTTTCGGCATGCCGTACGTGTGGTCACGCATGGGTGTCCGCACCCACGGACGCACCGTCACCTACGCCGGTGCACGGCGGTGGCCCGGCCCGCGCGGCACCCGCAGCCGCATCAGCGTGGAGGTGGGCGAACCCATACCGGAGCCCACCGAAGTGGAGCACTTCCTGACCGCCCGCTGGGGCCTGCACACCACACTCCTCGGCCGCCCGCTGTACGTGCCCAACACGCACCCGCGCTGGCCTCTGCACCGGGCCGACCTCATCGAGTGCGACGAGGACCTGGTGGTGGCGGCCGGACTGCCCAGACCGGTGGGCGAGCCGGTGAGCG